The Candidatus Hinthialibacter antarcticus genome has a segment encoding these proteins:
- a CDS encoding Gfo/Idh/MocA family oxidoreductase: MSDSNLTRREFFNKSGKISAVASAAAIAGPAINVMGANDVIRIGVIGPGQRGSYLMQMLTEVAMREELPIQYTAAADIFKGWRERAALKGEQMNEDAFDRAGKVAQYDHHKKLLEDKNVDAVIIATPEHQHAVQLIDAVQAGKDVYCEKPMVQNIAQGVKVLNACKGSKQVVQVGTQRRSVPLFYDARDMIKNGDIGDVTYCEGWWHRNFRPDQVGHAWRYAIPEDASPDSINWDEFHYDAKKHDFDKERYFQWRCYFDYSNGIGSDLMVHQVDAICCTMDVGIPKTLVASGGIYRWDDGRTTPDTWSSVMEFEEGFQLNYNSRFSNIGRHDLKMAMNYRIDNLDEDDQGDALDALDIMDEMKLLGEPIDDYGVRFCGVKGAIEVITHHRLHVWPEPTHIWPDNELTYKEMKFGRNVGDAVNLAVRTHMQNWVECMQTRETPNCTVQHGFDGAVISNMGTVSFTTGRRVEWDKANMKIKDV; encoded by the coding sequence ATGTCTGACTCGAATTTAACCCGGCGCGAATTTTTCAACAAATCCGGTAAGATTTCAGCCGTCGCCAGCGCTGCGGCGATTGCCGGCCCCGCCATCAATGTGATGGGCGCCAACGACGTCATCCGCATCGGCGTGATCGGCCCCGGCCAGCGCGGCAGTTACTTAATGCAGATGCTGACAGAAGTCGCCATGCGCGAAGAACTGCCCATCCAATACACTGCAGCGGCGGATATTTTTAAAGGCTGGCGCGAACGCGCTGCACTCAAGGGCGAACAAATGAATGAAGACGCCTTTGATCGCGCAGGCAAAGTCGCTCAATACGACCACCACAAAAAATTATTAGAAGATAAGAACGTCGACGCGGTCATCATCGCCACCCCCGAACACCAACACGCGGTGCAATTGATTGACGCCGTCCAAGCGGGTAAAGACGTTTATTGCGAAAAGCCGATGGTGCAGAACATCGCCCAAGGCGTAAAAGTTTTGAACGCCTGCAAAGGCAGCAAACAAGTCGTCCAGGTTGGCACCCAACGCCGCAGCGTGCCTCTGTTTTATGACGCCCGCGATATGATTAAAAACGGCGACATTGGCGACGTCACGTACTGTGAAGGCTGGTGGCACCGCAACTTCCGCCCCGACCAAGTCGGTCACGCCTGGCGCTATGCGATCCCCGAAGACGCCTCGCCCGACTCGATCAACTGGGACGAGTTCCACTATGACGCCAAGAAACACGACTTCGACAAAGAACGCTACTTCCAATGGCGCTGCTACTTCGATTACTCGAACGGCATCGGCAGCGACTTGATGGTTCACCAAGTCGACGCCATCTGCTGCACCATGGACGTTGGCATCCCCAAAACATTGGTCGCGTCTGGCGGCATCTACCGCTGGGACGATGGGCGCACCACGCCTGACACCTGGAGTTCCGTCATGGAATTCGAGGAAGGCTTCCAGTTGAACTACAACTCGCGCTTCAGCAACATTGGCCGCCACGACCTCAAGATGGCCATGAACTACCGCATTGATAATCTTGACGAAGACGACCAGGGCGACGCCCTCGACGCGCTCGACATTATGGACGAAATGAAGTTGTTAGGTGAACCTATTGACGACTACGGCGTTCGCTTCTGCGGCGTAAAGGGCGCCATCGAAGTCATCACTCATCACCGCCTGCACGTCTGGCCCGAACCAACGCATATCTGGCCTGATAACGAATTGACCTATAAGGAAATGAAATTTGGCCGCAACGTCGGCGACGCAGTCAACCTCGCCGTCCGTACCCACATGCAAAACTGGGTCGAGTGCATGCAAACCCGCGAAACCCCGAACTGCACCGTGCAGCACGGCTTCGACGGCGCGGTCATCTCAAACATGGGCACCGTCTCATTTACCACCGGACGCCGCGTGGAGTGGGACAAAGCCAACATGAAGATCAAAGACGTTTAG
- a CDS encoding aldo/keto reductase, producing MFNRRSFLHSLTAMTSALSLPQKANAQDSDILGDLLPQRRLGKTDEYVTMLGLGGAHVDSQFNESGAQEIIETSLAGGVRFFDTAHSYGGGRSEERYGRFLTPKYREHVFIMSKAELNTAAKVRQQLEDTLRRLNTDYLDLWQMHQVMSADDADDRIAHGVLEEFVKAKDEGKVRYIGFTGHRDPAAHLRVLGETDIFQTCQMPINCADPSYGSFIRSVLPELVPRDFGVIAMKTLACGGFFGGTTWFQNGPKPKICPTRMSVQEAIHFVWSMPVSVLVTGPNSVEQMQEKIDLARSYTGMSEDERQQLIDKVVDLTPDSGVEFYKADGLQTSADWQNHCD from the coding sequence ATGTTCAATCGACGCTCATTTCTACATTCACTTACAGCAATGACATCAGCGCTTTCATTGCCCCAAAAGGCAAATGCTCAAGATTCTGACATACTGGGCGACCTTCTGCCTCAACGGCGCCTGGGCAAGACCGATGAATACGTCACCATGTTGGGGCTGGGCGGCGCCCACGTTGACTCGCAATTTAATGAAAGCGGCGCCCAAGAGATTATCGAGACAAGCCTGGCGGGCGGCGTACGCTTCTTTGACACCGCCCATTCCTATGGCGGTGGCAGAAGCGAAGAACGATACGGACGCTTCCTCACTCCGAAATACCGCGAACACGTCTTCATCATGTCAAAGGCCGAACTCAATACCGCCGCCAAAGTACGCCAACAACTCGAAGACACGCTTCGGCGGCTGAATACCGACTACCTCGATCTGTGGCAGATGCACCAGGTGATGTCCGCCGACGACGCCGACGACCGCATCGCTCACGGCGTGTTAGAGGAATTCGTTAAAGCGAAAGATGAAGGCAAGGTTCGATACATCGGATTTACTGGACACCGAGATCCCGCCGCCCACCTGCGCGTACTCGGTGAGACCGACATATTTCAAACCTGCCAAATGCCGATCAATTGCGCCGACCCGAGTTACGGTAGTTTTATCCGAAGCGTCCTGCCCGAACTGGTCCCCCGCGATTTTGGCGTCATCGCCATGAAGACGCTGGCCTGCGGCGGCTTTTTTGGTGGAACCACCTGGTTCCAAAACGGGCCGAAACCCAAGATATGCCCGACGCGCATGAGTGTTCAAGAGGCGATCCATTTTGTGTGGTCAATGCCGGTCAGCGTGTTAGTAACCGGGCCGAATTCGGTAGAACAAATGCAGGAGAAAATTGACCTCGCCCGTTCCTATACCGGAATGAGCGAAGACGAGCGTCAGCAACTGATCGACAAGGTCGTTGATCTAACGCCTGACAGCGGCGTCGAATTCTACAAAGCCGACGGCTTGCAAACCAGCGCCGATTGGCAAAACCATTGCGATTAG
- a CDS encoding cold-shock protein, which translates to MVTGRVKWFNEQKGYGFIEHDGGKDLFVHHTGISGDGFKNLYEGQTVEFEIEDGDKGPKAVNVSITGE; encoded by the coding sequence ATGGTGACCGGTCGAGTCAAGTGGTTTAACGAGCAAAAAGGGTATGGGTTTATTGAGCATGATGGCGGAAAAGACCTTTTCGTTCATCACACCGGAATATCAGGGGATGGTTTTAAAAACCTGTATGAAGGCCAAACCGTAGAGTTTGAAATCGAAGATGGAGACAAAGGCCCCAAGGCGGTAAACGTCTCCATCACTGGCGAGTAA
- a CDS encoding sulfatase, producing the protein MAINQMRRTFIKQSLAASAALCSPALFAAETKRPNLVFILTDDQRFDMLGCMGNPVIQTPTIDALASRGALFTNNFCTTSICMSSRASILTGLYERSHAITDFSKPMPNEKFRWSYPALLRKSGYYTAFIGKWGLGGALPESEFDFFNGFPGQGKYEHVVDGKPRHLTSMIGDDAVDFISNASQEKPLCLAISTKAPHVLDSQPNPFRSDPAYDDLYKYDVILKPETGTPDHFKKLPKFLQAEHTEGVMRWKRRFSTNALYQENVKDYYRLITGVDRTVGRVMEALKKQGLADNTVIIFTSDNGFFLGEKGLAGKWLMYEESIRTPLLIFDPRKPKQQRIEAMSLNIDIMPTLLDYAGVEIPSFVQGRSLKQLVHNPKSPWRKDWFYEHAYTHKGRIADTMGVRFNNWKYTRYVSDEYEEVFDLSRDPQESHNLALKNDTLLLKAGRKRTQQWTDALTDWRHDPGYQWQDPA; encoded by the coding sequence ATGGCAATCAACCAAATGCGCAGAACCTTTATCAAGCAAAGTTTGGCGGCGTCCGCCGCTCTTTGTTCTCCCGCACTTTTCGCCGCAGAAACCAAGCGCCCTAATCTGGTTTTCATTCTCACAGACGACCAGCGCTTTGATATGCTGGGCTGCATGGGCAACCCGGTCATTCAGACGCCTACCATTGATGCACTGGCTTCACGCGGTGCATTGTTCACCAATAACTTTTGCACCACCTCGATTTGTATGAGCAGCCGGGCGTCGATTCTGACAGGGCTGTACGAACGCTCGCACGCCATTACCGACTTCAGCAAACCCATGCCGAATGAGAAATTCCGTTGGTCTTACCCCGCCCTGTTGCGCAAGAGCGGTTACTACACGGCGTTCATCGGCAAGTGGGGACTCGGCGGCGCCTTGCCTGAAAGCGAGTTTGATTTCTTCAATGGATTTCCCGGGCAAGGAAAATATGAACACGTTGTCGATGGAAAACCGCGCCATCTGACCAGTATGATCGGCGACGATGCGGTCGATTTCATCAGCAACGCGTCGCAAGAAAAACCGCTGTGTCTCGCGATCAGCACCAAAGCGCCGCATGTGTTAGACAGCCAACCGAACCCGTTTCGCTCCGACCCGGCCTATGACGATTTATATAAATACGATGTGATCTTAAAGCCTGAAACAGGGACGCCCGATCATTTTAAAAAGTTGCCGAAATTTTTGCAGGCGGAACACACCGAAGGCGTTATGCGGTGGAAGCGGCGCTTCTCGACCAATGCACTGTATCAAGAAAATGTCAAAGACTATTATCGCCTCATTACCGGCGTCGACCGCACAGTGGGACGCGTAATGGAGGCATTGAAAAAACAAGGACTGGCAGACAACACGGTCATTATCTTCACGTCTGATAATGGGTTCTTTCTTGGCGAAAAAGGGCTTGCAGGCAAATGGTTAATGTACGAGGAGTCGATCCGAACGCCGCTGTTGATCTTTGATCCGCGCAAGCCAAAGCAACAGCGCATCGAAGCCATGTCGCTGAACATCGACATTATGCCAACGCTGTTGGATTACGCTGGCGTTGAGATACCGTCGTTCGTTCAAGGGCGTAGTTTGAAGCAGTTGGTTCATAATCCCAAATCGCCCTGGCGCAAGGATTGGTTTTATGAACACGCATACACCCACAAAGGACGCATCGCGGATACGATGGGCGTTCGGTTTAATAACTGGAAATACACCCGATACGTTTCAGATGAATATGAAGAAGTATTTGACCTCAGCAGGGATCCACAAGAGTCTCACAACCTTGCATTAAAGAACGATACGCTTCTGTTAAAAGCAGGACGCAAGCGCACCCAGCAATGGACCGACGCCCTTACCGACTGGCGCCACGACCCTGGGTATCAATGGCAAGACCCGGCGTGA
- a CDS encoding type II toxin-antitoxin system VapC family toxin, with protein MVKLLLDTQVYLWWLMDDPQLSDQAKAEIRKSHNVVFISAATIWEISINRKTGKIKIPDSYSDIEAEQFLPLPVTSEHAVAAGAISGMDNAQFERMLVAQAQCENLTLVSHNTKLAKFKINTIPA; from the coding sequence ATGGTGAAACTGTTACTCGACACGCAAGTGTATCTCTGGTGGTTAATGGACGACCCGCAATTGTCAGATCAAGCCAAGGCGGAAATTCGCAAAAGCCATAACGTCGTCTTTATCAGCGCGGCGACCATCTGGGAGATTTCCATCAATCGCAAGACGGGCAAGATCAAGATTCCTGACAGTTATTCGGATATCGAAGCTGAACAATTTTTGCCGTTGCCCGTCACCTCGGAACACGCGGTTGCGGCGGGAGCGATTTCGGGCATGGACAACGCCCAGTTTGAACGGATGCTGGTTGCGCAAGCCCAATGCGAAAACTTAACGCTGGTTTCTCACAACACAAAACTCGCCAAGTTCAAAATCAATACGATTCCCGCTTAG
- a CDS encoding nucleotidyltransferase domain-containing protein encodes MNLTIDQDKIKHFCDKWHIKSLYLFGSVLRDDFHSDSDVDVLVKMRDYEGIGLYEWQDMTDELENLFGRPVDLVSADGVRNPFVRRAIAQNRRLIHASE; translated from the coding sequence ATGAATCTTACAATTGATCAAGACAAAATTAAACATTTCTGCGATAAGTGGCATATCAAATCGCTCTATTTATTCGGCTCCGTTCTTCGTGATGACTTTCATTCTGACAGCGATGTCGATGTGCTGGTCAAAATGAGAGACTATGAAGGCATCGGACTGTATGAATGGCAGGACATGACTGACGAGTTAGAAAACCTATTCGGTCGCCCGGTCGATCTGGTATCAGCTGATGGAGTTCGAAATCCATTCGTGCGACGCGCCATTGCGCAGAACCGGAGGCTGATTCATGCCTCCGAATAA
- a CDS encoding thioredoxin-like domain-containing protein — protein MASSTPRWMRIGLFMLLSVAVLYASATLMNRWLFNMGFGGVAMAGAMDLSGKLDAPELDGGLGWLNVDKPVSINDLKGKVVLIDFWTYCCINCLHVIPDLQKLEKKYPNELVVVGVHSAKFKNEQDSENIRQAVLRYGIEHPVVNDAQFKIWTKYGARGWPHLTVVDPEGKIVGTLSGEGHYDLLDEIISGLIRNHKDIINTQPFPVSLEKDKKAPTVLEFPGKVLADEQSQRLFISDSNHNRIVVSTLAGKVLDIVGGGEPGLKDGGFQDAQFNHPQGMALDGNALYVADTENHAIRKIDFDARTVETVAGVGKQVYARRGGDALKTGLNSPWALVQRKPGGPIYIAMAGPHQLWVLDLAKQTVNPFAGTGREGIVDGVISSSELAQPSGMTTDGVNLYFADSEVSALRKVNMQTAPPRVETLIGTGLFDFGDIDGPFSKARLQHVLGVAYKDGKVYVADTYNHKIKVADLASKRLDTFAGTGVPGVGDINQPQFYEPSGVSIAGDKLFVADTNNHSVRVVDLNTRQVATLNLNLSDWMSKQVKPEFEVFGKPEVVVYDAKTLGKDGRVEIAFEFPEKFHFNSLAKPMVQLRVTGRNSEWVSPSMEANVRGDSLEFIVDYANVDGAELLEAAVTFFYCRDDNQGQCLIGSFVLQGPISSRQGGELKLEYKPRPPRS, from the coding sequence ATGGCGTCTTCAACGCCGCGTTGGATGCGAATTGGGCTTTTTATGTTGCTGAGTGTTGCGGTTCTATACGCCAGCGCGACCCTGATGAATCGCTGGCTATTTAACATGGGGTTTGGCGGCGTCGCCATGGCGGGCGCAATGGACTTGAGCGGAAAACTTGACGCGCCCGAACTCGACGGCGGCCTGGGTTGGCTCAATGTTGACAAACCCGTCAGCATCAATGACCTCAAGGGCAAAGTGGTCTTGATCGACTTTTGGACGTACTGCTGCATCAACTGTTTGCACGTAATCCCCGACCTGCAAAAACTCGAAAAAAAATACCCCAACGAACTGGTCGTGGTCGGCGTCCATTCCGCTAAATTCAAAAATGAACAAGATTCAGAAAACATCCGTCAGGCGGTTTTACGCTATGGCATCGAACACCCCGTCGTCAACGACGCGCAGTTCAAAATCTGGACGAAGTACGGTGCGCGCGGTTGGCCCCATCTTACTGTCGTCGATCCCGAAGGCAAAATCGTCGGTACGCTGTCCGGCGAAGGGCATTACGATTTGCTGGATGAAATTATCAGTGGACTGATTCGCAATCATAAAGACATTATTAATACTCAGCCGTTTCCCGTCTCGCTCGAAAAAGATAAAAAAGCGCCGACGGTGTTGGAGTTCCCCGGTAAGGTGTTGGCGGACGAACAGAGCCAACGCTTGTTTATTTCCGACTCGAACCACAATCGCATCGTGGTTTCAACTCTCGCAGGAAAAGTGCTTGATATCGTCGGCGGCGGCGAACCCGGTTTGAAAGACGGCGGGTTTCAAGATGCGCAGTTTAATCATCCACAAGGCATGGCGCTGGACGGCAACGCGCTGTACGTCGCCGATACGGAAAATCACGCCATACGAAAAATCGACTTTGATGCGCGAACAGTGGAAACCGTTGCGGGCGTTGGCAAGCAGGTTTATGCGCGACGCGGCGGCGATGCGTTAAAGACGGGCTTGAATTCACCCTGGGCGCTGGTGCAGCGCAAACCCGGCGGGCCGATTTATATTGCGATGGCGGGGCCGCATCAGCTGTGGGTGCTCGATCTCGCCAAGCAAACGGTGAATCCATTCGCAGGGACCGGACGCGAGGGCATTGTCGACGGCGTGATATCCAGCAGCGAACTGGCGCAGCCCAGCGGCATGACCACTGACGGCGTCAATCTCTATTTCGCCGACAGCGAGGTTAGCGCGTTGCGCAAAGTGAACATGCAAACCGCGCCGCCGCGCGTCGAGACGCTCATTGGGACCGGGCTGTTTGACTTTGGCGACATCGACGGACCATTTAGCAAAGCCCGCTTGCAGCATGTGTTGGGCGTCGCTTACAAAGACGGCAAGGTCTACGTCGCCGATACATATAATCATAAAATCAAAGTCGCCGACCTCGCGTCCAAGCGCTTAGACACATTTGCTGGAACCGGCGTTCCCGGCGTGGGTGACATCAACCAGCCGCAGTTTTATGAGCCCAGCGGCGTTAGCATCGCCGGCGACAAACTGTTCGTCGCTGATACCAACAATCATTCCGTGCGCGTGGTCGATTTAAACACGCGGCAGGTCGCGACGCTGAACCTCAATCTTTCCGATTGGATGAGCAAGCAGGTCAAGCCCGAATTTGAAGTATTTGGCAAACCCGAAGTGGTTGTCTATGACGCGAAGACCTTGGGCAAAGACGGGCGCGTTGAAATTGCGTTTGAGTTTCCTGAGAAATTCCATTTCAATTCTCTCGCCAAGCCGATGGTGCAACTGCGGGTCACGGGCCGCAATAGCGAATGGGTCAGCCCTTCGATGGAAGCGAACGTTCGTGGAGATTCGCTCGAGTTTATTGTGGATTACGCCAACGTAGACGGCGCCGAGCTGCTGGAGGCCGCTGTCACGTTTTTCTATTGCCGCGACGACAACCAGGGGCAGTGCCTGATCGGTTCGTTTGTGCTGCAAGGCCCGATCTCGTCCCGCCAGGGCGGAGAATTAAAACTCGAATATAAACCCCGCCCGCCACGGTCGTGA
- a CDS encoding thioredoxin family protein, with protein MALKNSTMLPLGTLMPDFSLQDTDGEYVSAGDFLDAKAVLVMFICNHCPYVVHVRDEIKQIAEQYQAKGVAVVGVSANSIQTHPQDGPDKMNEEKAAVGYTFPYLYDETQDVAKVFRAACTPDFYVFDGGQKLTYRGQLDDSRPGNDQAVTGADLRAALDAALAGNEPLVDQRPSAGCNIKWHPGNEPDYF; from the coding sequence ATGGCGCTTAAAAATTCGACGATGCTGCCTTTGGGGACGCTGATGCCCGACTTTTCGCTGCAAGACACCGACGGCGAATATGTCTCGGCGGGTGATTTTCTCGATGCGAAAGCCGTGCTGGTGATGTTTATCTGCAATCATTGCCCCTATGTGGTTCATGTCCGCGATGAGATCAAGCAAATTGCGGAACAATACCAAGCGAAGGGCGTCGCGGTCGTTGGCGTTTCAGCGAACAGCATCCAGACCCATCCGCAAGACGGGCCGGACAAGATGAACGAAGAAAAAGCGGCGGTGGGCTACACGTTCCCGTATTTATATGACGAAACCCAAGACGTCGCCAAAGTATTTCGCGCTGCGTGTACTCCTGATTTTTATGTGTTCGACGGCGGTCAGAAATTGACGTACCGTGGTCAACTCGACGATAGCCGACCCGGCAACGACCAGGCTGTCACCGGCGCCGATTTGCGCGCTGCGTTAGATGCTGCCTTGGCGGGTAACGAACCGCTGGTCGATCAGCGCCCCAGCGCAGGCTGCAACATCAAGTGGCATCCCGGCAACGAGCCGGACTATTTTTAA
- a CDS encoding type II toxin-antitoxin system prevent-host-death family antitoxin codes for MKISNIHAAKTHLSKLLVDVENGEEIIIAKAGKPVAKLVPYSDGPTEPRKPGRLKGKIVIKDNRDEPEDERQNVFQGIEW; via the coding sequence ATGAAAATTTCAAATATTCACGCGGCGAAAACGCACTTATCGAAACTACTTGTCGATGTTGAAAACGGCGAAGAAATTATCATTGCAAAAGCCGGAAAACCCGTCGCCAAATTGGTTCCCTACTCTGACGGCCCAACCGAACCTCGCAAGCCCGGACGCTTAAAAGGGAAAATCGTGATTAAAGACAACCGCGATGAACCCGAAGATGAACGCCAAAACGTATTTCAGGGGATCGAATGGTGA
- the murJ gene encoding murein biosynthesis integral membrane protein MurJ produces MKQDSLLRSTSLFSIATFISRILGLVRDACISNFFPLSVQAAFWIGFRIPSTFRQLFAEGALSAAFIPLLTRVREREGEEKAREVSFAVFNLLSMVVTLVTLACIVLAPYFVPLFLDFPGQDPSKDAQAVQATRIMFPFLIFIAMSAWSMGVLNTYRVFFVPALASAFFNISVITGALIAWRYHGQVNTIAVLGGSVIIGGFLQYAVQMGPCWKLGYFPPRGISPFHPAVLQFLRNLAPSIFGLAIYQFNALITQTYFASKYGDVGISSITYAHRLIQFPLGLVGVALATASFPRIAQYLEQDRSEDAARTLTDVLKYLLLLMLPAAAGLIVMGQDIIGVIFNRIEFLSNGLLTPTYELLIFYCSGLFFYATFGVMVRTFQAHHDFRTPVITGSIGVAANIALCAYFSTFLGLWSMALASSLASMINVTLLLILIRRKMPTLRYTPLVFFGMKSLTASIGMAGVCWLFCQMFPPAEAKFLMYLVRTLIGCGLGVITFFGLGWLLFHDELLKLVRRKR; encoded by the coding sequence ATGAAACAAGACTCCTTACTCCGCTCAACCAGTTTATTTAGTATCGCGACCTTTATCAGCCGCATTCTCGGTTTGGTTCGCGATGCGTGTATTTCAAATTTTTTCCCGCTTTCAGTACAGGCCGCGTTTTGGATTGGGTTTCGCATCCCCAGCACGTTTCGCCAATTGTTCGCCGAAGGGGCGCTTTCTGCTGCGTTTATTCCACTGCTGACCCGCGTTCGAGAGAGAGAAGGCGAAGAAAAAGCCCGGGAAGTGAGTTTTGCCGTATTTAACTTGCTCTCGATGGTGGTTACGTTGGTGACGTTGGCGTGCATCGTTCTTGCGCCCTATTTTGTTCCGTTGTTTCTCGATTTTCCTGGGCAAGACCCGTCAAAAGATGCGCAGGCGGTGCAGGCGACGCGCATTATGTTTCCGTTTCTGATTTTTATTGCGATGTCTGCGTGGTCGATGGGCGTGTTAAACACGTATCGCGTTTTTTTTGTCCCTGCGTTGGCGTCGGCGTTTTTTAATATCAGTGTAATAACTGGCGCGTTGATCGCGTGGCGATATCATGGACAGGTAAATACGATTGCCGTGCTTGGCGGTTCCGTTATCATCGGAGGGTTTTTGCAGTACGCAGTACAAATGGGCCCCTGTTGGAAACTCGGTTATTTTCCGCCGAGGGGTATCTCGCCGTTTCATCCTGCCGTGCTGCAATTTTTAAGAAACTTGGCGCCGAGCATTTTTGGTTTGGCGATTTATCAATTTAACGCCTTGATTACGCAAACCTATTTTGCTTCAAAGTACGGCGATGTCGGGATTAGTTCCATCACCTATGCGCACCGCTTGATTCAATTTCCGCTAGGTCTTGTCGGCGTTGCATTGGCGACGGCTTCGTTTCCGCGCATTGCCCAATATCTCGAACAGGACCGAAGCGAAGACGCGGCGCGGACGTTAACAGATGTGTTGAAATATTTGCTATTATTGATGCTTCCAGCGGCGGCGGGGTTGATCGTGATGGGACAAGATATTATCGGCGTGATCTTTAACCGCATCGAATTTTTATCCAATGGCTTATTGACGCCAACCTACGAACTGTTGATTTTTTATTGCAGCGGATTGTTTTTTTACGCGACCTTCGGCGTGATGGTTCGCACCTTTCAAGCGCACCACGATTTTCGCACGCCAGTGATAACCGGTTCGATCGGCGTGGCGGCGAACATTGCCCTGTGCGCCTATTTTTCGACGTTTCTTGGGTTGTGGTCGATGGCGCTGGCGTCATCATTGGCGAGTATGATTAACGTGACCTTGCTGCTGATTTTGATTCGGCGCAAAATGCCGACCTTGCGTTATACGCCGCTTGTTTTCTTCGGTATGAAGTCGCTTACGGCTTCGATTGGCATGGCAGGGGTTTGTTGGCTCTTTTGCCAGATGTTTCCTCCCGCTGAAGCCAAATTTTTGATGTATCTTGTGCGTACGCTCATTGGTTGCGGGTTGGGCGTCATCACGTTCTTTGGCTTGGGGTGGCTGCTGTTCCATGATGAACTTCTCAAACTGGTTCGAAGAAAACGATAA